DNA sequence from the Leuconostoc lactis genome:
CCAATTTTATGGTGGCATTTTCAGATACTACGCAGGGTCAAGATAATGTAATCTTATTAAAATTTGACGCCGGAGTTGCTGGCAACGTCGTACCCGGCTTGGCTGTTGCTACAATAACTGGAATTGACGAACCTATTGTAACCAAAAAAATTGACTATTTTTTGAAGCAAAATGCTGATATTGGCCTGAAAGCTACTGTCAAAACGCTAAGTAATGGCCTTGAAATTAAAATGATAGGGAAACAAGCGCATGGCTCAACACCTGATGTTGGTTTAAATGCGGGGACTTATTTGGCTAATTTTCTGACGCAATTTGACTTTACTGGTGAAGCCGCTGCTTTTTTACAAATTTTAGGTTGTACAGCACATTTAGATTATTTCGGTAAAAAAATGGGTTTGGCCTTTAATTATGCTGAAATGGGACCTTTGGTCGTGAATTATGGCTTACAGAAATTTTCTAGTGGCGGGGATGGTTACTTTAGTATCAATATTAGATATCCAATTGGTATTACTGAAAAACAAATGCTTACCATTATTCAACAAAGTGTCAAAGCCTTGCATAGTAGCGTGACAGTCAAAAAGGATGAATTATTACCACATTTGACACCCAAAAACGATGCTGTGATTGAAACATTGTTGGCAAGTTATGAAACAGTGATGGGTCAACCGACGGTGCTACATTATTCAACTGGTGCGTCTTACGGTCGATTAATTAAGCGTGGTGCTGCTTTTGGCACACGATTTGCGTGGCAAACAACAACGGCGCATCAAGCAAATGAAAAATATGATTTAGAAAATTATCCAAAAGCAATGGCTATTTTAGTGGAAAGTATCTACCGATTGGGAAATATAAAATGATTATTGTTAGCGACATTAAATTAAAAAAATACACTGTTAAGCTAAAACGGCCATTTGTCACTAATTTGCATCGGCAGGATAATGCTGAAGGTATCGTGATTGCTGTGTCAGCTAAAACGGAGACCGGCATTATTTTTACAGGTTATGGTGAAGCGGTGCCATCACTGAAAGTAACTGGTGATACTTTGACGAGTATTGTGGCGGTCATCAATGACATTGTAAAACCAGCCATTGTTAATCAAATTTTTCAAACACCGGCAGAAGTTGATGAATTTGTTCATGGTCTAATTGTGTTTAATTCTGCAGCACGTCTGGCAGTCAGTGAAGCTGTCTATGACATTTTTGCTCGTATTGCAGACTTACCGATTGCTGAGTATTTAGGTGGTACGAGTCAACCGGTAGTGACCGATTATACACTAAGTATTAGTCAAAAAAATCAGATGTTACAAGACGCTGATGATATTGTCAGCCGAGGTTTCTCAGCTTTAAAAATTAAGGTTGGCGGCGATACCATTGTGAATGAAATTGATAAAATTGCACAATTAAATCATCGATATAAAAAAATACATTTTCGAATTGATGCGAATCAGGCTTGGACAGTTGCACAAACAATGCAATTTATTGAAATGGCACTTACCAAAGAATTGCCAATTGATTTTATTGAACAGCCATTGAAAGTCGGCCTTGAACACCAGCTTAAAGCGCTAGTTGTCAAGTCTAAGATACCTATCATGCTGGATGAAAGTGTCTTTAATCATCACCAAGCGTTTCAATATATGCATGAAACCGCTGTCCGCTTAATTAATGTTAAATTGGAAAAAGCAGGCAGTATTACTGAGGCTCAAAAGATATTTCAAACTGTTAATGATTTTAACGGACAAGCTATGATTGGTTGTATGATTGAATCAAAAATTGGTATTGCATTTGCGGTCGCTTTAGCTAACACAAATAAAACTGTCAAATACGTTGACTTAGATGCACCTTTTATGTTTAACCATGACCTTATTCCTGATGGCTTGCGCCTTAATCAAACGAAATTGATACCTTCAAATCAGTCAGGATTGGGTATTACGCAGAGGAGTTTTGATGACATTTAAGATACAAAAAATTGCGCAATTGCTGTCAAATTTTGAAGGTCAGACTGCAATTGTTTTGTCACTTGATGGCAGTGTTTTGTTGTCGTTACGGCCAAATTTATCTTTTCCATCTGCTAGTTTAATAAAGTTACTGATTTCAGATTATATTATGACTGAAAAGCCAGAAGCTTTAGCTAACAAAGTATCGCTAATCAATCCAGATTTTGGGTTGGCTGAGGATGATGTTTGGTGGACGAAACGAAATCTAACGCATTTTGGAGCAGGAATTTTAGACGTTTTGTCGGGCAATAATCAGACTGTCACGGTGGCGCAATTGCAAACGCTAATGTTGACGATTTCTGATAATTGGGCCGCAAATGCGTTGATACGTTACTTTGGTATGGCAGAAATCAATCACTTTGCAAGCTCACGTTATACAAACACTCACTTGCGTCGCCAATTCATGGCACAAACCAAGCTAGATAATGAAACAACAGCCTCTGACAGTTTATCAATGTTAAAAAATGTTCTGGAACATTCGGCTACCAACTATTTATTGACGCGTCAGCAATCGCAATATAAGTTGCCCGGGACGTTTATTGAAAACACCTCAATGCCATTTCAAGAATTAACCATTTTCAATAAGACTGGTGAAGGTGCAACAGTTGATCATGATGCTATGAGTATCGTATTTGATAATCACCAATTAGATGTTGCACTGTTAACAAAAACAAGCGCCAGTCACAGATTTCAGCGACTGGCGTTGTTTAACAATATAAGTCATGTTTTGTGGGACGAAATGATTTTGTTTTAGAAAAAATAACTTGTGGACTCACAAAAAAGTGAACTGAACCCCATAAGTTGGAGCGAAGTTTAAGCGGCTAACTGGTCGAAAAGATATCGGTATTGCACCGGTGTCTTTCCGGCCAGTTTTGTTTTAATCCGCTTTTTGTTGTAGTAATCAACATAGTCAGTTACGGCGGATTTTAGTTCGTCATAACTCGGATAGTGATTGTTGTGTACCGTTCCAACTTTTACGATATGGAAGATACTCTCGGCCATAGCATTATCCAGGCATGTTGCTTTACGACGCATGCTCTGGAAAACACAGTTGTTATAGAATGAACTCATATGAAAAAATAGGCAAAGAAAAAACCCCTATAACTTTGGACGGTTATGGGGCGTTGTGACACAAAGACTGATGTCTCTCGTAGTGATTTTGTTATAGCTTATTAATATATAGACTGTTAATCCAGCCGTGATGGGCCAGTTCGTACCAGGTAATGCCGTTGTCGTGGTGTTGTTCGTTAATGATGGCGACAAAATCACCATCGGCGACACTGCCAATTGGCAAACCGTAAGGTTCGGCAAAGACTTCAGTAGCTTGATTTGGCAAGAAATTGACAATGGCATTGGGTTGGTCGTTAGCTACGGCATGGGCCTGAATGTAATGAATATTTTCGGCATTTGGCGCCGTGTCCGAAAGTACCATGAGATGCGCTTCGTACCGTAGCCAGGCATGATCGCCAATTTGGTACCAGAATTGGCCATTGGCCGTGATGACACGGAGTGGCGTCGCCCAAAAACTGCCGACCGGAATATTGGCGCTCACAGCTGCCTGATCGTCAGGTGCTTCATAGGCCAACATATCAGCTTGAACGGCAATATACATGGTGATACGATGGGCATCCCGCCAATTGCTTGGGCGGAAATAGAGATGCAATGATTGTGGTAAATTACCAAAAATACTGTTGAGATCACCAGAGGCATCAACGTAGGTGTAATTGGTAATTTCAGGGACCGTCACGCTATAAGGCTCACCAACGCCACCATCTAGACGCGTTGGGGGCATGAGTGTTGCTTGGGTGGCAATGTCCTCGTAATAAACCCAAACGGGTGATTCATTTGTCATTATTTAACCCTCCTTGTTGTGTGGTGTTTAGTAGAACCACGTGTCATAAATCGTGACGGGTTCGTGACGTTTATGGGCACTGGCCAAATATAAGGCTTCAATTTTTTCAGCGAGTGCAGCGGGGACGGTTTGGCCTTCAAGATAGTCATCGATAACGTCATAAGAGACGCCGAGTGCGACTTCATCTGGTAATTGTGGGCGATCATCTTCCAAATCAGCCGTTGGTACTTTTTCATAAAGTGCCGCTGGCGCCGCTAATGCTTGTAACATCGCGCGACCTTGTCGCTTATTTAAACGCCAAAGGGGATTGATGTCAGTGCCGCCATCACCGTACTTAGTAAAGAAACCAGCAAAAGCTTCGGCAGCATGATCCGTCCCAATTACCACGCCCTGATATTCGCGGGCAACTGCATATTGGGCAATCATCCGCATTTTAGGTTTGATTGACCCACGACTCAGGTCATCAACTACCAAACCACTGTCACGAAGTGCCACAGTCATGGCATCAGTTGCTGCTTTAATATTGGTTGTGATCACGCGATCAGCATCGATAAAGGCTAGAGCTGCTAAAGCATCTGGCTCATCTAATTGCTGACCATAAGGTTGTCTAATGGCAATGAGTTGATAGGTTTGATCGGTTTCCGCAGTCAGTTCTTGTGTTGCCAGACGCGCGAGTTTACCAGCGAGGGTTGAATCTTGGCCACCAGAGACGGCAATCACATAGCTCGTATATTGTGGATTTTGTAACAAATAATTTTTTAAAAAATCTACAGAACGGCGCACTTCAAGTGCGGGATCAATGGTTGGTTGAACGTGTAAATCGGCAATGATTTTGGCTTGTAAGGGACGCATATTACTTCTCCTGGAGATTGTGCTGGACTGCATTAATCGCTGCGTTTTTGGCTGCAGCAAGTGCTGGGGATAAGGTAACCGGATAGGTTGCTGGTTGGTCTAAACGCTTGAACTGTGGGTCAATTGCTGCCAAACGTTGATTGGCGTAGGCTTGACTATCAGCCAAACTTGGTAGCGTATAAACACGCTGGCCAGCAACAAAAATATCTTGGAGCAGTGGGGTGCCGTCCTGTGTTTCGTCAGCAAAACTTAAGACATCACCAGTACGCGTCCGCCAAATTTGCTTTTTACCAGGCGTAGAAATTTTATCGCGATCATCAGAGAGCTTAATCGTATTTTGACCAGCAATATTGACCATTTTGTAAACTGCACCTAATGCGGGTTGGTCATAAGCGGTGATCAGTTTCGTCCCCACACCCCAAACATCAATTTGTGCCCCACGGGCTTTTAAATCAGTAATCGTGTACTCATCTAAATCATTAGATGCATATATTTTGGCTGATGGGAAACCAGCCGCATCTAGCTGCTGGCGAATAGCTTGAGATAGGGCTACCATGTCGCCAGAATCAAGGCGTACGCCCTGGAAGTTAATCCGGTCGCCAAATTCTTTAGCCACCTTAATGGCATTTGGCACACCAGAGTTGAGGGTGTCAAAGGTGTCAACGAGGAAGACGACATCGTGATGGGTGTTAGCGTACGCTTTAAAGGCCGTATAGTCATCTTGATAGGCTTGTACTAACGCATGGGCATGGGTACCAGCGACTGGTAGGTCAAATAATTTTCCTGCGCGCACATTGGAAGTGGCATTAAAGCCACCGATAAATGCTGCGCGGGTACCCCAAAGGGCCGCATCAAGTTCTTGGGCGCGTCGTGTGCCAAATTCCATCAGAGGATCTTGCCCAGCTGCTGTTCGGACACGGGCTGCTTTAGTGGCAATCAACGTTTGGAAGTTAATCATGTTGAGGAGGGCAGTTTCGAGTAATTGCGCATCGACCAAGGGCCCTTCAACTTGCAATAACGGTTCTTGGGCAAACATGACTTCACCTTCATGTGGTGCCCGAATTGTGGCCGTTAAGCGCCAATTAGCCAGATAAGTTAGGAAGTCTTCTGGATAAAGTGACAAATGACGCAAATAATCAATATCGCTAGTGGTAAAGGTCAGATTTTCAAGATAATTAACGGCATGTGCCAGACCAGCAAAGAGCACATAGCCGTTGTTAAATGGCCGGTTTCTAAAATAGGCTTCAAAAACGACGGGTTGTTGCGCAATGCCCGCTTGCCAATAGGTATAAATCATGTTGATCTGATACAGATCGGTATGTAAAGTCAGTGAATCGTCTGGATAAATCATGGTGATTTCCTTTAAAATTATTAAACCCATTATAGCAAAAAAACAGGGGTCTTATCGTAGAAAAAATATCTCGTAAAAGCCGTGATATAATAGAAACATGACAGAAATTTTGACAAACAATTCAAACGAAACCCAACAGTTTGCAGCACGTTTAGCCAAACTCGCTTATCCTGGTTTAGTGATTACCTTGCAAGGTGATTTAGGGGCCGGTAAGACCACCTTTACGCAAGGATTTGCGCGTGAACTTGGCGTACGCGCACGCGTGAAAAGCCCCACTTTTAATATTATGAATACCTATGTGGCCCGCGATTTTCCAATTTATCATTTTGATGCTTATCGCTTAGAAGAGACAGGGGCGCAAGATCAAGGTTTTGAAGATTATGTCGGCACGGATGGGGTGACCCTGATTGAGTGGCCGCAATTTATGGCTGATTTACTTCCAAATGATCGGCTTGTCCTTAACTTTTTGCGTGGTGATGACGATGATGTGCGGACGATTCAAGTTCACGGTTTAGGTACAGCTGAAAAGATTGAGGCACAACTATGACATTTGATTTGACCCAACCGATTACCTTTGAACTAGCTGAGGCCAGCTTAGAACGTGCAGCTGAATGGCAGGCCCTCATTCACCAATTGATGACGGAAACGGATACGTTTTTGGTGACGAGTGTCCGTGATGGGGATGTGATCCCCGAAGTCAGTGACGGACCGGCAATTACGTTGTTACTCATTGCTGAACAAGGGGCGCTGAATTTACCGGTGGGCATTGGTTCAATTGAAAACGGTGAAGTTGGCATGGCGATTTTAGAACAATTTCATGGGGCTGGTTTAGGCCAAAGTCTTTTAACAGCCTTACTCGATTGGGCTGAACACGTTGGCTTAGATCAGGTCTGGTTGGATGTGCAACAGGATAATCACCCCGCCCAACATATTTATCAAAAGTTTGGTTTTCAAGCAGTTGATGAACCAGTCGCTATCGTG
Encoded proteins:
- the nadE gene encoding ammonia-dependent NAD(+) synthetase, which codes for MRPLQAKIIADLHVQPTIDPALEVRRSVDFLKNYLLQNPQYTSYVIAVSGGQDSTLAGKLARLATQELTAETDQTYQLIAIRQPYGQQLDEPDALAALAFIDADRVITTNIKAATDAMTVALRDSGLVVDDLSRGSIKPKMRMIAQYAVAREYQGVVIGTDHAAEAFAGFFTKYGDGGTDINPLWRLNKRQGRAMLQALAAPAALYEKVPTADLEDDRPQLPDEVALGVSYDVIDDYLEGQTVPAALAEKIEALYLASAHKRHEPVTIYDTWFY
- a CDS encoding dipeptide epimerase produces the protein MIIVSDIKLKKYTVKLKRPFVTNLHRQDNAEGIVIAVSAKTETGIIFTGYGEAVPSLKVTGDTLTSIVAVINDIVKPAIVNQIFQTPAEVDEFVHGLIVFNSAARLAVSEAVYDIFARIADLPIAEYLGGTSQPVVTDYTLSISQKNQMLQDADDIVSRGFSALKIKVGGDTIVNEIDKIAQLNHRYKKIHFRIDANQAWTVAQTMQFIEMALTKELPIDFIEQPLKVGLEHQLKALVVKSKIPIMLDESVFNHHQAFQYMHETAVRLINVKLEKAGSITEAQKIFQTVNDFNGQAMIGCMIESKIGIAFAVALANTNKTVKYVDLDAPFMFNHDLIPDGLRLNQTKLIPSNQSGLGITQRSFDDI
- a CDS encoding serine hydrolase — its product is MTFKIQKIAQLLSNFEGQTAIVLSLDGSVLLSLRPNLSFPSASLIKLLISDYIMTEKPEALANKVSLINPDFGLAEDDVWWTKRNLTHFGAGILDVLSGNNQTVTVAQLQTLMLTISDNWAANALIRYFGMAEINHFASSRYTNTHLRRQFMAQTKLDNETTASDSLSMLKNVLEHSATNYLLTRQQSQYKLPGTFIENTSMPFQELTIFNKTGEGATVDHDAMSIVFDNHQLDVALLTKTSASHRFQRLALFNNISHVLWDEMILF
- a CDS encoding Sapep family Mn(2+)-dependent dipeptidase, with protein sequence MSESSWQKMVPNYYDQWLKDLKTLVKIPSVKSTQTSDKSHPYGVAVKQALNQMLSFAARDGLRFGCVADRVGYIEYGPEAASETVGILVHVDVVPVGDGWTSFPFEPEQQGHFLTGRGVDDMKASTMLSYYAIKLIADQNLAVKNKIRLIIGTDEENDWSDMPYYFQTEGVPDIGFSPDGEFVVENAEAGIANFMVAFSDTTQGQDNVILLKFDAGVAGNVVPGLAVATITGIDEPIVTKKIDYFLKQNADIGLKATVKTLSNGLEIKMIGKQAHGSTPDVGLNAGTYLANFLTQFDFTGEAAAFLQILGCTAHLDYFGKKMGLAFNYAEMGPLVVNYGLQKFSSGGDGYFSINIRYPIGITEKQMLTIIQQSVKALHSSVTVKKDELLPHLTPKNDAVIETLLASYETVMGQPTVLHYSTGASYGRLIKRGAAFGTRFAWQTTTAHQANEKYDLENYPKAMAILVESIYRLGNIK
- a CDS encoding GNAT family N-acetyltransferase, with the protein product MTFDLTQPITFELAEASLERAAEWQALIHQLMTETDTFLVTSVRDGDVIPEVSDGPAITLLLIAEQGALNLPVGIGSIENGEVGMAILEQFHGAGLGQSLLTALLDWAEHVGLDQVWLDVQQDNHPAQHIYQKFGFQAVDEPVAIVLPNGRATQLQRMVKDLA
- the pncB gene encoding nicotinate phosphoribosyltransferase, whose protein sequence is MIYPDDSLTLHTDLYQINMIYTYWQAGIAQQPVVFEAYFRNRPFNNGYVLFAGLAHAVNYLENLTFTTSDIDYLRHLSLYPEDFLTYLANWRLTATIRAPHEGEVMFAQEPLLQVEGPLVDAQLLETALLNMINFQTLIATKAARVRTAAGQDPLMEFGTRRAQELDAALWGTRAAFIGGFNATSNVRAGKLFDLPVAGTHAHALVQAYQDDYTAFKAYANTHHDVVFLVDTFDTLNSGVPNAIKVAKEFGDRINFQGVRLDSGDMVALSQAIRQQLDAAGFPSAKIYASNDLDEYTITDLKARGAQIDVWGVGTKLITAYDQPALGAVYKMVNIAGQNTIKLSDDRDKISTPGKKQIWRTRTGDVLSFADETQDGTPLLQDIFVAGQRVYTLPSLADSQAYANQRLAAIDPQFKRLDQPATYPVTLSPALAAAKNAAINAVQHNLQEK
- a CDS encoding MucBP domain-containing protein, producing MTNESPVWVYYEDIATQATLMPPTRLDGGVGEPYSVTVPEITNYTYVDASGDLNSIFGNLPQSLHLYFRPSNWRDAHRITMYIAVQADMLAYEAPDDQAAVSANIPVGSFWATPLRVITANGQFWYQIGDHAWLRYEAHLMVLSDTAPNAENIHYIQAHAVANDQPNAIVNFLPNQATEVFAEPYGLPIGSVADGDFVAIINEQHHDNGITWYELAHHGWINSLYINKL
- a CDS encoding IS3 family transposase, which encodes MAESIFHIVKVGTVHNNHYPSYDELKSAVTDYVDYYNKKRIKTKLAGKTPVQYRYLFDQLAA
- the tsaE gene encoding tRNA (adenosine(37)-N6)-threonylcarbamoyltransferase complex ATPase subunit type 1 TsaE, with amino-acid sequence MTEILTNNSNETQQFAARLAKLAYPGLVITLQGDLGAGKTTFTQGFARELGVRARVKSPTFNIMNTYVARDFPIYHFDAYRLEETGAQDQGFEDYVGTDGVTLIEWPQFMADLLPNDRLVLNFLRGDDDDVRTIQVHGLGTAEKIEAQL